In Vibrio lentus, the genomic stretch CATCTTTATAAAATAATGAAGATTATGCACTTAGTCACATCTTTGTTCTGGGATATCGATCTCATTATGTGTGAATTGACTTTATTATGTAATCAGTTAGTTAAAACGTTTGGTGGGTAAAGTGTCGAGATTGGGTGTGGTTAGAATATCAAAAACACGGTTGTATCAAAGCTCGTCTGTACTCAAACACAGTTGTATTGGAGACCGTTCTATTAAAAACTGCTCTATTAATAAAAAGCAGGAGGCCTGAATCTGGCCTCCTGCGTGGTCTGTTTGTCGACTAACGTATGTTGATGTTCTTATCTCGACTTTCGTACATTTCAGGTGTGGTGTGTAACCCTCCAGCGTAACCTGCAGCTTCAAGCGTTTCTCTTACCTCTCGAACGTGCTCTGCGGTTACTGGTTCCTCTCTATCTCCAAGGTGCAATCGCACGAAGGTGATCAACTCAGCCAACCTTTGATCCGACAGCACATCTTCAAAGCTTGCCATTGGCATGAAGTTTCTGTCTTTGTCGAGATAGGTGGGTTGTAGGCCACGCACGGTTACCGCGATGGTGTTGAATGGGTCACTGTGCATGATGATGCCGTTATTCAACAGAGTAGGGGCGATAGGGTCACGTCCTTTACCATCGTCTCCATGACAGGCTCCACATGTCTGGCGATACGTGGTGTAAATGTCAGTCGCGTAAGAGTCTTCATCAAACCCTTTAGGCTGCAACGGAACCGCGTCACTACTGATGGTGTTGTTGATGTCACCACTGAGTAGGTAATAGGACATCGACTCGATATCTTCACGTGTCATCAAGCTTAGGCTGTTTTTCACTACGTCAGCCATGCCGGCAAAGGCAGTCCCTTTGTCTGAGTGACCCGTGTGTAAGAAATCGGTCAGTGTCGCTTCATCCCAACCATCGACATACAGCTCGTTGGCCGTGATATCGGGCGCATTCCAGCCGTCAATCAAGTTACCTTGGAAAATACGTTCAGGTATCAGAGCTTGAGCAATGTTTCGCGGGGTATGGCACTCAGAGCAGTGTCCAAGACCAGCAACCCAATATTTCCCTTGTTGCCATTTCTCAACGTTTTCGACTTCCGATTTAAGTTCTTCAGGCACTTGATAGTCAATTGGGTCGGTATCCATGAACACAATGTTCCACCCGAGCAGACCTAGACGTATATTCGATGGAAACATCATGCTGTTGTCGTCATTGCGGCGAGGCACCGCGGTGATTGACTGCATGTATTCCCACAAATCGACCATGTCTTGGTCTGTGAGGTGTTGATAAGAAGTGTAAGGCATTGCAGGGTACAGGTAACCGTTCTTACCTTTACCTGCAACTAACGCGGCTCGGAAATCATCAAAGTCATAAGTACCAATACCTTCCGTTGTGTGCGGCGTAATATTGGTTGAATAGACGGTGCCGAAAGGGGTCACAAAAGGAAGCCCACCAGCAAAAGGTTCGCCACCTTCTGCACTATGACAAGCGACACAGTCACCGGCATAAGCAAGATATTCACCACGCTCAACAGACTGAGCTTCTAGGTTCGCGAGTCGTTGTTGCTGCTCTGAGCCCGCATGTCGAATGTAAGCACCCAGTGCAAGTATCTCGTTTTCCGAAAGCTGTTTATCAAACGCAGGCATCAGGTTGTTCAAGCCTTTGTTGATAGTGTGTTGTATCTCTTCAATACTCCCTCCGTGCAGCCAGATATCATCTGAAAGATCAGGGACGCCGATCGCCGGATTCGCGATAGAACCATCGGCGTGACAAGACGAACAGTATTTTGCAAACAGCTCTTTGCCGACTTTGACTTTCACCTCTGGAACATCAGTATGGCGTTGGTTGAGCGAAGCTAAGTAGTAAGAAACCTTAGCCACTTCATCGGGGCGCATTATCTCGCTCCAACCCGGCATCGCGCCATTTCGCCCTTTGGCGATCGAATGAATGATCGCTTCATCACTACCACCATATAGCCATTCTTGGTCAATAAGGTTAGGGAAGTGTTTCTGACCTTGAGCGTTGTCACGATGACAAGCCGCGCAGTGAGTTTGGAACAAGATTTGTCCGCTGTTCACTATTTCGGGTATGCCAGACAATCCTTCGAGGGTTGTCTCCGTTGTTTGAGAGAATTGCTCGTTTAACGTTGTGCTGGGTGAGCTGAGTTTGTCGTCACTTTGCTTCCAATCGACTAACCCTTCCCATTCACCAAGCCCGGGGTAGAGCACCAAATAGCCAGCAGACAATAGAAAGGCAATAGCATAGCTAACAAAGAGTAGTTTTGGCGGTGGCGCATCTTTTTCTTCAATCCCATCAAAAGTGCCAAGGGTGTGGTCTTGATCGGCTTGGTGATTGCTACGCCAATATTTAACGACAACAGACACCATAAGAACGAAGAAGATTAAGGTTAAAATTACCGCCCATAGATTCCAAAATGCACTCATTGTGATACCTCCTGTGACGTATCTTTACCAAGGCTTTGTAGATAGCGGATCAGAGCTTCACCTTTGGTTTTTCCTCTTACTTGTAATCGGGCGTCACCTATTTCTTGGTCAGTATAAGGAACACCAAGTATCCGGAGGGTTTCCATTTTGTCGCTTATGTCGTCGCCTGACAGAGTCTGTTCAAATAACCAAGGGTAGGCGGGCATGATCGATGTCGGTACGACTTTTCGAGGGTCAATTAGATGAATAGCATGCCACTGGTCAGAATACTTTCTACCTAGGTTAGTGAGGTCCGGCCCCGTGCGCTTAGAACCCCACAAGTTAGGAAATTCGTAGATGTCGTCTGCTTCTTTGTTCGGACGACCATTACGCTTCACTTCAGGCTCTAGAGGGCGAACCATTTGTGTATGGCACACATGACAGCCTTCACTGATGTAGATGTCTCGTCCTGCTAACTCAAGAGGTGTGAGTGGCATCGCTAAACTGCCTTTGGCAATGTCGTCTCCACGGACAATGCTAGGCACTACCCAAACCAACAGAGAGAAGGAAGCGACGACAACGGTGGTCAAAATTAAAATGACGATTGAATGTGTAAAGTCTTTACTCATCATTTAAGCTCCCTCATTAACGGCGTGTTTAGCGTTATGTACTACTGGCATACGAACAGTTTTAAATAAGTTAAATGCCATTAGGAATAAACCCAGAACAAACAGTGCACCACCAAAGAATCGTAAGAACAACCAAGGTGCTTTAAAGTCCATAGCCTCTACAAAGCTGTATATCAGTTCGCCATTTTCATTTTGGGCGAGCCACATATAACCTTCGCCGATACCCGCGACCCAAAGCGCAATCGCATAAATGGCGACGCCAGCATGGGCAAGCCAGAAGTGCCACTTAATCAGTCGTCGTGACCAAAGATCGGTTTGGCCCCACAAGCGCGGAATGAAGTAGTAAAAAACCGCTATCCCTGACATTCCCACCCATCCGAGTGCTGCGGAATGTACGTGGCCGATTATCCATTCGGTGTTGTGTGCCACCATGTTGAACCAGCGGATAGCAAGTAACGGGCCTTCGAATGTTGCTAAGCAGTAGTAAAGAATCGCTGAGAAAAAGAATAAAAGAATGTAGTCGGACTTCAGCTTTTCTTTGTTTTGTAGAAGGGTCATTGCGCTATTGAAAGCACCCGCCCAGGAAGGGAGCCACAGGATCAATGACATCACGATTCCGATGTTCTGAATCCAGATGGGAACGGAAGAGTAGACTAAGTGGTGCGTTCCGGCCCACGTGTAAAAGCCGACCAAGCCCCAAAAATGGATGACAGACAAGCGGTACGAATAGATAGGTCGGTCCGCTGCTTTAGGTATGAAATAGTAATTCATACCAATCACACCAGCGGTCAGTAAGAAACCAACGGCATTATGTCCCCACCACCATTGAACAATCGCATCTTGAGCACCTGCGAATACAGAGTAGGACTTCATAGCCGAGACCGGCATCGCAAGATTGTTCACAATGAAAATCATGGCAACAACGATAATGAAAGCAGCAAAAAACCAGTTAGCCACGAAGATATGGCTCACTTTCCGCTTGGCAAGGGTGCCAAAGAACAACACTGCATAGAGCACCCAAACCAGTACAATCATTAAGTCGATTGGCCATTCAAGTTCCGCATACTCTTTTGAACTGGTGTGGCCCCCAGGCAAGGAGATGACCGCGAGTAGTAGAATAAATTGCCATCCCCAAAAGACCATCCACGACAGGCTTTTATTGAACAGCTCGCAATGGCCAGTTCGTTGGGCAATATAGAGTGAAGTCCCCATTAAAATATTCACCACAAACCCATAGATAACGCCTGAGGTATGCAGAGGGCGAAGACGACCAAATTGGAAATATTGAGAATCGAAATTGAGCACAGGCCAATACAATTGAGCGGCGAGGATCACGCCGATGATCATACCCACAATCGCCCAGATTAAAGAGGCGATGATAAAGTATCTCACGACCTTGATGCTGTACTGCGTTGTCACTTGTTCCATAACAAGGCTCCTTGCCTACAGTTTTGAATTACTGTCTGTTTTTGAGTCGCTAACTGAACTTGATTCCTTGCCGAGCATTGAATAGAAGTAGGAGATATCTCGGATGTCCTGATCTGAAAGTGTGTCGGCTTGTTGCTGCATGAGAATCGCCAAACCACTGGTTCTTTCCCTTGTCTGATAATCTTTCAGTGAGGAAATGAGATACCCTATTTTTTGGCCACGAAGGTTCGGATAGGGGTCTTGAGTTGAGATACCATCAACGCCATGACAAGTCATACACACCTTGGCTTTTTGTTTTCCTAACTCGAACTGCTCGTCGTTAGATTCTGCGTAAACTGGATTCATGACAGCCGTCATTAGCAGAATGGAAAGTGCGGTTATGGGGTTAAACTTTTGCTTATTTAATCTCATTACGTATTCCCTTATTGAAGAAAAGAGCGAGTGCTTGATGAACCTCAGAAAACACTCACCTTGGTGTAAAGGTTATGCATGCATAAGCGTTCTCGCTACTCAGTTACTCATTTTTATTGTCAATTTTATCGGTCACTACGTATTCATCACGGGAATTGGATTACTTATTAACCACAAAAAAGCTGTTTTTATTTAAATCGAGCAGCGCTAATAGCACGGTAAACCGAGGGTTATGGGATTTCATGGAATATAGGAGAAACGTGGAAGGTGGACTGAAATTAGCGAACGACTTACACCAATTAAATGGCGAATATGAACTAGACTCAAATTAGTGACCTTTTAAAATGGAGTTTAAAATGAGAACTGCACTTCTGTTTATACTTTCATTGTGTTCATTTTCTATTTTCGCGGCATCAGAACTCACCGTATTCGACCACTTAGGGCAAAAACATCAATTAAGTAGAGAGCAGCTGTTATTGCTTCCTCAAAAAGAAATAACGACGACGTTACCGTGGGTTGATGGAGAGTTGGTTTATAGCGGCGTAACCTTGCAAACTATACTCGAAACCATGGACTTGCCTATCTCATCGCAAGTCACTTTTGTTGCATTGAACGACTACAAAATCGCTGTTCCTAAAGAAGACTTCTATGATTACCAACCGATCATTGCGATTAAACAAAATGGCCAATTTATGTCGGTTAGGGACAAAGGTCCATATTGGTTGATCTATCCGCTTTCTTCGACTCCAGACATTGATAACACAGACTTCCATGCCAAGATGATTTGGCAGATACGAGATATTCATTTGTAAGGGATTACTATGAAAAAGCTGCTGTCATTGGCTGCCATTAAAATTGTCGTGTTATCTTTAGCGGCGGTGGTGCTTACCGTAAATATCTACAGCGTCACGCGCATTAACGACATCAATAAGAGTTTTTCGAATCGACAAAATGAAGCCACGTGGTTCGTTTTTCAGTTAGTAAAAGAATACGCTAACTTCTTGATGGTCAGTCGCTCTGACACCATCGATTATGATGAATTATGGTTAGCGTACGATATTACTTGGAGTCGTTTTGATATATTGATTAATAGCACTGAGTCTTCCAATTTCATTAAATCGGCGAACTTTAAACCTTATTTCACCACAGAATTTGATAAGTTTAAGAGCTTGGAATCCTCCATTAAATTAGTTAACCAAGGTGTACTACCTAAAGAATCGCTGCAAAAAAAGGTCGATATTTGTTATCACACACTTGTAGACTTCATTAACGACAAGTTTCGCTTACAAAGCCCGGTAATTGAAGAAAACACCTCGATGGTTGATAAGTTAGTCATGGTGCATCAAATCAGTAGTCTATTCCTAGCTGTGATTTTGCTGATGACGGGGGCTATTTTCTATGTGGATTTCTCTGTTAAAAGAAAGCTCTACTCAACTGATTTCATCACAGGCTTTCGAAATCGAGTGTCATTGATGAAGTTCGTCAAAAACAACTATCCGAAAGACAACAACTTTGACCTTTACTTCGTACGCATCAGAAACTTGAGTGAAATTAACCAAAAATATGGACTTGAATATGGTGATCTCGTGGTGAGTTCGGCTGCCAAATCCCTCACCGCCAAGATCCCTGAAAGCACCATTTCATTCCGCAGCAGTGGAAGCCAGTTCTTATTCTTCATTCCAGATCATTTGTACGCGAGTGATGAAATTCAGGAAAAATTCAACGATGTGCTCAGTGATTACATTTCGGCAGGTAACTTAGAGTTGATGATAGACGCCGTAGTGAGACATAAGAAAAACATCAGTTCCAAAGACATGATGGAGCTACTGACTTCGATGCAAGGCTAAGCTTCTATAAGGTTTAGTCTCGTTTCTATCCCTCCTTACTGATACCTCATCTTACTGGCCTATTTCTACGTTAGACGCTTTAATGAAGCTGTGTAGTGGTCAAGTAAAACTGGCCAAGCTAAGTCCACTAGCTTATCAACTAACTTACTAGCTTGTTACCCTCGTTAATATGTTGCCTTATGATCAGAGGGGGGCTTCCTTTGTTTATTTGGGTTTGTCTGTAGGTATTGTTATTTGAATCTTTCTGGGTGAGTCTGTGCTCATTGCCGAGGTTTATTTAGATGATTAAAGAGAGGCAGTTTGGTTGTGGTTATTCAGTAGTCATGCTTTTCGAAATACGACTACTGTTTCTGATTAAGTGCCACAATCCTTTCGTTAGAGCTTGGTTCTAACAGCGATTGCTGGTCTAGGATGGCTTGTGGATTATGGTCACGGACAAATTCAATGAACTCAATATAAGTCAGTGGTTGGCTAAAGAAATACCCTTGTATTAGGTCGCAGTTGGCTTTTCGAAGGTGATGATACTGTTCGAGAGATTCGACACCTTCGCCAACAACGAAGGTGTCACAAGAGTGCCCTAAGTTAACCATAGACTCGACCATCTTGCGGTCAGCTTTGTCGTCGACGATATTATCGATAAAGCTCTTATCAATTTTAAGTTCATCGACGGGGTAATGAAGAAGTTGGTTAAACGCCGTGTAACCCGTACCGAAGTCGTCGAGAGACACTTTTAAACCTAGGCCTCGGATACTCTCAATGGTCTGCACGGTAAGTTTGCTGCTTTTAACGTAACTGGTTTCGGTAATTTCTATAATGATGTTGCCAGGAGGAACTTGATAACGTTCGAGTACCTTTCTAATATTATCGGCAAAGTTACGGTTGTAGAGCTCCATCGCTGAGATGTTAATGGACAAGGTGCCTTTGTATTGGTGAATCTCTGAGAGCTCTTTATAGCTTTTGATTGCGGTACTAATCACCCACATGTCGAGTTTGGATATTAAATTACTTTTCTCTGCGGCTGGAATGAACTCATCCGGCCCAGCCTTTATATCAAATAGAGCAGGGCAGCGAATCAGACATTCTGCTCCGTCAATCTGAAGTGTCTTAGCATTGAAAATAGGCATAAAGCGAAGTTCAAAGTTATCACTCGCGCAGCACTCTAATAGCCTTTTCTCGATAACATCATGCCTTTCAAGTGAATGAAGTAGTTCTTCGCCGTAAACAATCCGGCTATCTCCGTCGCTATGATCCTTAGCATTAATCAACATCTCATCAATACATCGGTGCCATATCTCCTCGAACTTAGGGGTATCGACGGGTAGTACACCAGTTGCAATTGAAAGCCTGAACCCATAGTAATCTAGGAAAGTCGTACCCGTTAGGGTGTTGTTAATGTTCTCAATTTCTTCGTTTATTGATTGGTGTTCACCCATTTCCAATATCGCAATAAATTGGTTTCCTCCAAGCCTTGCGATTGAATAGTCGCTGCAACTAAAGCCGAAAGAGGATTGTTGATTCTGCAAGGTTTCTCTTAGTGTTTTGGCTAGACTAACGAGTACATTGTCACCCACCTTTGCACCGTATAAGTCATTGATTTTACGAAAGTCGATAATGTCCCAGCAAACCAAGTAACAGTGTGGGCTCATTGAGCTTTTTATACGTACATCGAGGTGTCGAATAAATGAGCGTCGGTTGGCTAATTTGGTTAATTGATCGAATTCGGCTTCGAATTTCAATTCCGTTAGTGAGTCAATGTAGGCGTTCTTAAGCCCGTCGATCTCACTTTGTCCGGATGACCGTTTAAAATATCTGAGTTTGAGTCCGCCAATGGAAATTTCGTGCAACAAGTCTTTGAGTGGACGCACTAATTGATACCGTACGACCATGTGTACGATGAGCATAATAGTGAATAGTGTCGTCAAGCCACCAAGCAAGGTCTGCTGAGCGATAATGGATTTTTCCTGATTGAATTTCTTTTCGCGAATATTAACTTGAGCGAGGAAGTGACGACTGTTCATCTCAACTTTAATACTGTCTTTGGTTTGTTCAAACGACTTGATAACGAACTGAGTGTTTTCAATGTGTTCAGTATCTGATGAAGGTTCAATCAGAAGCTGCATATTGTCATCATCGTTGTATTTTATAAGCAAGTTAGACAGCTGTTTCAACGGACCATCTGCAATCAATATGTATCGGTTTAAGCTTTCGTTTGCGCGTTTGTCTTGGGGGAGTAAGTAAGGATCGATAGCCGCAACATAAGCGTATCTGAGCTCACCACTCACTGAGATATAAGAGAAACCTTCATGAGATAGCTCGTTTTTATTAATCAACGAAGTATAGATGTCGAAGACTTTCTCGTAGATGTTGTCAGGGATCTTTAAGCCCTCGAAAGGGTCAGCTCGTAGTGTCGAAAGTGTGAGAGTGAACTTGGGGTCAACGACATAGATATTACGTTGACCAAATTGATTAACGTGACTTTGGTTTAAGACTCGAAGCACTCTTTTCTCTAATAGAGATAGGGTGGTGTAGTCACCTGGGTTTTGAATATATCGCAAGAACTGCAGTGACGAACCAATATCTTTTACTAACAAAGATAAACCAAGTTGTTCGTACTCAGCCGCGACTAGCGCTGTATTTACGTCGGATTGCACTTCATCTAAGTACATGTGTTTAGCGTGGTTAGAGGCTAAGTTATAGGTAACCATCCCACCAATTGTAAACACGAACAATAGCGTGGGAATGAGTACAAAATAAAGCTTCTTCAATACAGGCATTAATTATCTCAAACTGTCGACAATACGGTTACGAATTTGAATGCTATTGGGTTCGAGTTGCTGATACAGATAACTGCGTTCTAATACCTCTTTGCTAGGGAAAAGCTCAGGATCATTTTGATACTCTTGAGAAGTCAGCGCTTTTGCTTTTGAGCTTGGTGTCGCAAACCATGAGTCCATCGCATTTTGAGCGGCGATATCGGGTTGCGATAGGAATGAGAGAATGGTTTTTGCTTGTGGAGATAACTCTCCATTATTGATAGCAGCAATGCACTCTAACCATAACGTAGTGCCTTCTTGAGGAACGATATAAGCCCAAGATGCATCAGGGTCGGCATCATTCAACGCATAACTGTCTCCGGAATACCCGTAGGCGAGGTCGATGTTAGCGAGACGTTCGGGTTGGTGAATATAATCGATGACGTATTCACTGCTTTCAAGATGAGGCTTTTGAGCTTGTAGAGTTTTGTAGGCGACGCGAAGTTCTTGCTCGTTGTTGGTGAAGGGATCAAATTGATTAGCGAGCAATGCGGTACTCACCAAATCCGTTGGCTCGTAGTACATACTTATGCGGCCACTATTCTTTGAATCAGGTTCGAGAATGGTTGTCCAAGAAGTTGGCGTGTCGACTTTATCACTGCGGTACAAAATGCCCGACGTTCCCCATGCGTAGGGGATGCCATATTCGCCACAACCATCAACCCATCGTGAATCAATGTTACCTGCAATGGATTGTTGTATTTCACTTAGATTATGAAATAGGTTCTGATTGGCTAACGCATTGAGCTTTACACTTTCTATAATCACGAGCTCAAATGCGCCTCGACGTTCGCTCAGTAACACTTCGTCCCTAATAGACTCATCAGAGAAATATTGTTGTTTCAACGAAATATCATAGGTATCGCTTAATTGGGTAATCACACTGTCGGATAAAAATTCATCCCAATTGTAGATATAAATATCGTTTTGTTGGCTAAACACTGTGCCAGTTAAAAAGGATGATGACGCAACAACTAAAACATTGAATGTCTTCACTGACCGATTCCTTTCGTACCGTGACTAACTAAATCGTAGCCTAAATTTTGCGACATAGTTCAAATTTAGGCCTCTAATTTTACTTCAACTTCATGCATTGCATGCAAATACCAACTTTTTGCAAACCAATTGGAACGACAAATCAGTTCTGTGCACAAGATCACTAAGCAAAAACCAGCGGAGTACTTAGCTTTCGTTACCGAAACATATAAACATTTATCGAATGATTCAAAGCCCTAAGGTTGAATTCATCTGAGTCTGGTATAGATGAAAATGAGTAGTCGGTCTGATTGTTTTGGCATATTATCGTTTAACCACTCGAACATGTTTGTTGTATTTATGCAATAATAATGCATTAAATTTTACAATAAGGACATTGATTTATGGGTGCCGGTTTAGTCGGGATTTTTGTTACCGTGGCGATTGCTCATTTTTTAGCGTTGTTAAGCCCCGGTCCAGATTTTGTCATCGTGGTGAAGAGTGCGGTTCGAAATAAAGGCAAAAAAGCGTTAGGTGTTGCATTTGGTATTGCCAGTGCCAATGCGGTTTATATTGGTTTGTGTCTTATTGGGGTCGGCTCTATTTTGGCAGCTTCGGTTTCAGTGATGATCGCTTTAAAAATTATTGGCGGTTTGTTTCTGGTGTACCTTGCTGTTCAAGCGATAAGAGCGAAAAAATGTAATTACAGTAATATCGATGTTGTCGAAGAAGGTGCCTCCATTCAAACCACTTTTCTTAAAGAATTTGTTACGGGTTTTCTATCGGGAATCCTTAATCCTAAAAACCTTTTGTTCTATTTGAGCTTATTCACGGTTGTACTGAATAATGAGGTGGGTTTCATGTTTAAATTAGGGTTAGGCATTTGGATGACAGTGGTTGTGTTTGTGTGGGATGCCGCGATTATCTTCCTTTTATCTGCACCTAAAGTTCGACGAGAGTTTACGCGCGCTGCCTATTACATTGATAAGGTGACAGGGGTAATGTTGGGTCTTTTAGGGTTAACGATTGTTAAGTCGGCGTTGGTGCGTCAGTAACCTTATTAACAGGCTAAGTTCTGATTTAGATGTAATGGTCTATCGATTAAGCCAGTGGCGCGATGCCAAGCGTATGCGCAACGATAATGTTTATGCATATCGCTTCTCCTCTTAATTTTCAGTATCTACTAGTCTTCACGGATAGAACCTTTCCTCGTGTCTAAACCATTACAATTTAGGCAATTTCAACATATTCGGACCTAAGGTTTTTGTCACCTGTAGTTCCCTTTTTCTGAACGTTACGTGAGATCTCGGCTAATTTGCTGCTAACTCCTTGTAGCACTGAGCATTTGTACTTATTGTGGCAGTCAAGATTATATGTTTCAGCATTAGGAGCCGTTGTGGTTTTAGATATATATCAAGTGGACTCGTTTACAACACAAGCTTTTAAAGGAAACCCTGCTGGGGTTTGTATTTCACAAGAACCTTTAGAAGAGTCGTTGATGTATTCGATTGCTGAAGAGATGGCAGTATCAGAAACGGCATTCTTAACCCTCAATACGATGACGTTGAAATGGTTTACACCAGAAGTTGAAGTTAAATTATGCGGTCACGGTACGTTGGCAACAGCGCATGTGATGAAGGAAAGAGGGTTAGTCAATGTGGGTGAGGTTGTGACGTTTGATACGCTTTCCGGGGAGCTATCTGCCACGGTTTGTGACTCCACAATCGAGCTCGACTTCCCAAGTACTGTGCTTGATCTTGGATTGGATGCTAATAAAGATTTGCTGGAATATTTAGGGCTGTGTGAAGACCAAGTCGTGTCATACAGTGAGTTCGATACCAAGCAGTTTATTGAGGTTGTCAGCGAACAAGTTTTATTAGATTTAGCACCAAACTTTGATGCTTTAAAGCGTATTAAAGGTCGAGGCGTCGTTGTGACGGCATTATCGTCGAACTCTGAGCTTGATTTTGTTTCGCGCTATTTTGCGCCGTGGGTGGGTGTTAACGAAGATCCCGTTACGGGTTCAGCGCATTGCGCTCTCACACAATACTGGTCAGAGAAACTAAACAAAGCGCATTTCAATGCTTACCAAGCGTCGCGCCGCGGTGGGTATGTATCGACAGAGCGATTGTCTAATGGTCGTATAAAACTGATAGGGTCTGCAACCACCGTAATCAGTGGTACCTTAAAAGTCTAAACTTCAATATCATTCATAAAACAGCAACGTCGTTATTTAGAACGGAAACGTCATAATTTAAATCTGCTAGGTCACTACTTAAGGAATAATCGTGTCAGCCTTTTATCTGTCTCAAGTACTCGTCGCGATCGCTATTTGTTTCGACTTATTGTCATTCCAATTTAAGGAAAGGAAGAAAATAGTTACCTGTCTGTTTTTTGCAGGCGTTCTTATTTCTAGTCATTTCATTTTGCTCGAACAATGGACGGCGGCAAGTTTGATGATCATCGCGACCATTCGATATTTAACGAGCGTGTTTTCTACGTCACCCAAATTTAAATATTTGTTCTGTTCCATGTCGCTGGTTGCAACAGCCTTTACTTACTCAGGGCTGA encodes the following:
- a CDS encoding cytochrome c produces the protein MSAFWNLWAVILTLIFFVLMVSVVVKYWRSNHQADQDHTLGTFDGIEEKDAPPPKLLFVSYAIAFLLSAGYLVLYPGLGEWEGLVDWKQSDDKLSSPSTTLNEQFSQTTETTLEGLSGIPEIVNSGQILFQTHCAACHRDNAQGQKHFPNLIDQEWLYGGSDEAIIHSIAKGRNGAMPGWSEIMRPDEVAKVSYYLASLNQRHTDVPEVKVKVGKELFAKYCSSCHADGSIANPAIGVPDLSDDIWLHGGSIEEIQHTINKGLNNLMPAFDKQLSENEILALGAYIRHAGSEQQQRLANLEAQSVERGEYLAYAGDCVACHSAEGGEPFAGGLPFVTPFGTVYSTNITPHTTEGIGTYDFDDFRAALVAGKGKNGYLYPAMPYTSYQHLTDQDMVDLWEYMQSITAVPRRNDDNSMMFPSNIRLGLLGWNIVFMDTDPIDYQVPEELKSEVENVEKWQQGKYWVAGLGHCSECHTPRNIAQALIPERIFQGNLIDGWNAPDITANELYVDGWDEATLTDFLHTGHSDKGTAFAGMADVVKNSLSLMTREDIESMSYYLLSGDINNTISSDAVPLQPKGFDEDSYATDIYTTYRQTCGACHGDDGKGRDPIAPTLLNNGIIMHSDPFNTIAVTVRGLQPTYLDKDRNFMPMASFEDVLSDQRLAELITFVRLHLGDREEPVTAEHVREVRETLEAAGYAGGLHTTPEMYESRDKNINIR
- a CDS encoding cbb3-type cytochrome c oxidase subunit II; protein product: MMSKDFTHSIVILILTTVVVASFSLLVWVVPSIVRGDDIAKGSLAMPLTPLELAGRDIYISEGCHVCHTQMVRPLEPEVKRNGRPNKEADDIYEFPNLWGSKRTGPDLTNLGRKYSDQWHAIHLIDPRKVVPTSIMPAYPWLFEQTLSGDDISDKMETLRILGVPYTDQEIGDARLQVRGKTKGEALIRYLQSLGKDTSQEVSQ
- the ccoN gene encoding cytochrome-c oxidase, cbb3-type subunit I → MEQVTTQYSIKVVRYFIIASLIWAIVGMIIGVILAAQLYWPVLNFDSQYFQFGRLRPLHTSGVIYGFVVNILMGTSLYIAQRTGHCELFNKSLSWMVFWGWQFILLLAVISLPGGHTSSKEYAELEWPIDLMIVLVWVLYAVLFFGTLAKRKVSHIFVANWFFAAFIIVVAMIFIVNNLAMPVSAMKSYSVFAGAQDAIVQWWWGHNAVGFLLTAGVIGMNYYFIPKAADRPIYSYRLSVIHFWGLVGFYTWAGTHHLVYSSVPIWIQNIGIVMSLILWLPSWAGAFNSAMTLLQNKEKLKSDYILLFFFSAILYYCLATFEGPLLAIRWFNMVAHNTEWIIGHVHSAALGWVGMSGIAVFYYFIPRLWGQTDLWSRRLIKWHFWLAHAGVAIYAIALWVAGIGEGYMWLAQNENGELIYSFVEAMDFKAPWLFLRFFGGALFVLGLFLMAFNLFKTVRMPVVHNAKHAVNEGA
- a CDS encoding c-type cytochrome, whose product is MRLNKQKFNPITALSILLMTAVMNPVYAESNDEQFELGKQKAKVCMTCHGVDGISTQDPYPNLRGQKIGYLISSLKDYQTRERTSGLAILMQQQADTLSDQDIRDISYFYSMLGKESSSVSDSKTDSNSKL
- a CDS encoding diguanylate cyclase domain-containing protein — encoded protein: MKKLLSLAAIKIVVLSLAAVVLTVNIYSVTRINDINKSFSNRQNEATWFVFQLVKEYANFLMVSRSDTIDYDELWLAYDITWSRFDILINSTESSNFIKSANFKPYFTTEFDKFKSLESSIKLVNQGVLPKESLQKKVDICYHTLVDFINDKFRLQSPVIEENTSMVDKLVMVHQISSLFLAVILLMTGAIFYVDFSVKRKLYSTDFITGFRNRVSLMKFVKNNYPKDNNFDLYFVRIRNLSEINQKYGLEYGDLVVSSAAKSLTAKIPESTISFRSSGSQFLFFIPDHLYASDEIQEKFNDVLSDYISAGNLELMIDAVVRHKKNISSKDMMELLTSMQG
- a CDS encoding putative bifunctional diguanylate cyclase/phosphodiesterase, with amino-acid sequence MPVLKKLYFVLIPTLLFVFTIGGMVTYNLASNHAKHMYLDEVQSDVNTALVAAEYEQLGLSLLVKDIGSSLQFLRYIQNPGDYTTLSLLEKRVLRVLNQSHVNQFGQRNIYVVDPKFTLTLSTLRADPFEGLKIPDNIYEKVFDIYTSLINKNELSHEGFSYISVSGELRYAYVAAIDPYLLPQDKRANESLNRYILIADGPLKQLSNLLIKYNDDDNMQLLIEPSSDTEHIENTQFVIKSFEQTKDSIKVEMNSRHFLAQVNIREKKFNQEKSIIAQQTLLGGLTTLFTIMLIVHMVVRYQLVRPLKDLLHEISIGGLKLRYFKRSSGQSEIDGLKNAYIDSLTELKFEAEFDQLTKLANRRSFIRHLDVRIKSSMSPHCYLVCWDIIDFRKINDLYGAKVGDNVLVSLAKTLRETLQNQQSSFGFSCSDYSIARLGGNQFIAILEMGEHQSINEEIENINNTLTGTTFLDYYGFRLSIATGVLPVDTPKFEEIWHRCIDEMLINAKDHSDGDSRIVYGEELLHSLERHDVIEKRLLECCASDNFELRFMPIFNAKTLQIDGAECLIRCPALFDIKAGPDEFIPAAEKSNLISKLDMWVISTAIKSYKELSEIHQYKGTLSINISAMELYNRNFADNIRKVLERYQVPPGNIIIEITETSYVKSSKLTVQTIESIRGLGLKVSLDDFGTGYTAFNQLLHYPVDELKIDKSFIDNIVDDKADRKMVESMVNLGHSCDTFVVGEGVESLEQYHHLRKANCDLIQGYFFSQPLTYIEFIEFVRDHNPQAILDQQSLLEPSSNERIVALNQKQ